In Primulina eburnea isolate SZY01 chromosome 3, ASM2296580v1, whole genome shotgun sequence, one DNA window encodes the following:
- the LOC140825663 gene encoding uncharacterized protein isoform X2 codes for MGRKAGTLYINPKKFGNLQKPCMRDMVSFLNCLALSQGNDQKCTRQKSLLSACMDAQTANKRKPWGSINYHLQRLNRGRK; via the exons ATGGGCCGCAAAGCTGGTACATTGTATATTAACCCAAAGAAATTCGGCAATCTTCAAAAACCTTGCATGAGAGATATGGTTTCATTTCTTAATTGTTTGGCTCTAAGCCAAGGAAACGATCAAAAATGTACTCGGCAGAAGTCACTTTTGAGTGCCTGCATGGATGCTCAG ACTGCTAATAAAAGAAAGCCTTGGGGTAGCATAAACTATCACTTGCAGAGGCTTAACAGAGGAAGAAAGTAG
- the LOC140825663 gene encoding uncharacterized protein isoform X1, with the protein MATSLHGYTFVWLRCTTIIVEDWKWSTLGWGRMGRKAGTLYINPKKFGNLQKPCMRDMVSFLNCLALSQGNDQKCTRQKSLLSACMDAQTANKRKPWGSINYHLQRLNRGRK; encoded by the exons ATGGCAACATCACTGCATGGGTACACCTTTGTCTGGCTGAGATGTACCACAATTATAGTAGAAGATTGGAAATGGTCTACTTTGGGTTGG GGAAGAATGGGCCGCAAAGCTGGTACATTGTATATTAACCCAAAGAAATTCGGCAATCTTCAAAAACCTTGCATGAGAGATATGGTTTCATTTCTTAATTGTTTGGCTCTAAGCCAAGGAAACGATCAAAAATGTACTCGGCAGAAGTCACTTTTGAGTGCCTGCATGGATGCTCAG ACTGCTAATAAAAGAAAGCCTTGGGGTAGCATAAACTATCACTTGCAGAGGCTTAACAGAGGAAGAAAGTAG